The Oncorhynchus keta strain PuntledgeMale-10-30-2019 chromosome 22, Oket_V2, whole genome shotgun sequence genome includes the window ATTGAGACATTGACTTCTCGATTCACACTGAAAACCCCTGAGGTTAATACAGATTCAATACCTGACTCTGGTTTCATTGATCAATTAAATCTGACCTGACTGCAGTCTTTTGTTACCAACTTAATATTTCTTACCTTCTTGACAAACACAAAAATCTGTATATTTGCGACCATCTCACACATTGGATTGCTCTACATTGTACCAGTTTGAACATAAGGAGTTCTCATTTCATGACCTCTCTCCTTATCAGCTTGGTTTACTGTAAGGGTGGTGTCTCACTATCATGAGGTGGTAGGCATTGCATTTAAGCTATAAATGTTGACAATGATAGTGGCATTCCACAGCAAATCTCACACAAGTTTTTATTTCCCCTTTAAACAAATTCCTGTGAACCATAAAATGTTGAAAAGTGCTATGCAAGTCATTTCATTTTGGTGCACAATCTGTATTCTGTAGATATCTGGGAAGTGGGAATGACAGCCTTTGTCGTTGTATGCAAAAACGTAACAATTAAAAAAATGTCTTTATGTTTAATTGTTAGAACTATCAGGACAGAGGTAGCCTTGTTTAATTGGTTAATACTGACAGGATACAGTTTCCTGTTGATTATTCAACTGTTTTGATCCATTTCCTTATTTCTTCTTTTGGTTTCAGAGACTCTCAGTTGCTGCATCTGATGAATACCAGGATGTGTTGACCCAGAATGAGGGAGACCTGATAGGGTGCCACTCTCTCCTGCTTAGTGCCTCAGAAATCTCACTGTCTACACAGAAGACACGGCAACCCAAGGAACCACGGACAGCATACCCAGAAAGTGGCTGCTGCAGCCCATGTCACCTAAATAGGAGCAGGCAACAGATCTTCGCACCATGCTCAGCCCCACCACGGACGAGCCCTTCAGCCTGGACCGGAGCTGGACCTACAACAGGAATGGCAACTCTTCTGCTTTCAGTTTCGACAGCATCTCCGTAAACCACACCCGGTCCACAGTTGTCGTATCTTCCCAGCAAAAAGAGGTGCAGGCCAGGCAGGTGGTGGTGTCGGAGGAAAACTGCGGCATCACCAGCGAAGACTGGCAAGCCAGCAGCTCTAGCAGTCCCAGCAGCACGGGCTCCTACTGCGGGTTCTACTCGTTCGTGGACAATCCTGCAAGCCCCGAGGCAGAGCTGAATGAAGCCTGGACGGTGTCCCCGGAAAGGCAAGCCACCCTGAAAGAAGAGCGCAGCTTCAAACTGCAGACATATGTTGGTGGGAAGAAGCCAGGGAGTCTGTTCAAGGAGGACAAGGACTCCCGCTACCAGGTGGAAACAGACAACGGTGCCCAATtgaaggcagaggaggaggagaagaaactTAGGAAGGAGATCATGCATGGTCATGCCCCCCCAAAAACTGCCACCTACGGGGAACAGTGGAGTGCACTGAGCTTGTCACCCAACAAGCTGCTGGAAGGGTTCAGCTTGTGCTATGGTCCAACCAGTAGTAAATCTGAGCCCACACCAGCAGCCGAGGCTGGTACCATCGACAATGAGCAGATAAACTTCAGCGCAGCGCGGGAGCAGTTCATAAAGATGGAACAGTCCAGGCTAAACCCCTTTCTGCAGAGTCCCAGCTCTCTAAAACCACAAGGAAGACGGTGGCAGTCAGAAGCCAGCTTGTTATCACCAAAGAGTGCAAAAAAAGAAGACCACTCTACAGTATGGTTGAACCAAAGTCCGACCCCAGTGAAACAGCAGGATGAAGGGGAAGTCGTCACTGCCGGAAAGGTGACAATGTACCGCACAGAGGAGAAGGTAACCAAGAGCCAGGGTAGTCTGCTTTATGACCTTGACTCTGGACTGGAGGATCTATCGGGGGACCCCAGTGTTGGCTACACAAGTGATGTAAGCATATCCAATGACAACTCTCAACCAGAAAGCAAGGCCACCCAATCGGTAAGTGGTCACAGAGAGACGCCCATTGAGAGGGAGATTCGTATCactcaggagagagaggagagccttCGGAAATTGCGGGGAATTAAGCACACCGATGTCCAGGAGATGGTGGAGATCAAGACTAAGTATCTGCTCTCCCAGCCTGCACCACCACGTGCACCTGTCAGGTCCAAAGAGAATAATCGGGTGAGCTTCTTCATCCAGCGCGAGATTGAAAAGGACAGCCAGAGGGAAGTGGACCTGATGCACCAGGAGAGAGTCCCAAGTCTGTATGACAGGGGAACTCTGCAGGAACTGGAGGATAGGAAGAAGATCTTTGAGCTGCCAGACCAACCTGGAGCCAAGGAGAAGAGGAAAAGGGCTTGGTCTTCACCCAGGGTCAATGTGAGGAGTAGCAGCTCAGATAGGGAAGGCTTCCCTTCCACTTGCTTCCCTAACCAGCACTCAGAAGAGACAGAGTTGTACATCAGCCACATGAACACCGCTCCAAGTGTCAATACCACCAGCAAAGGCTGGGGTTCAGATTCCCAAGACTTCACCAGAATACTGCCAAGTGGCCTCCCAGAGGAGAGTGTTACATTGAAAGGCCATGAGACCACAAAGGCGGCAAGCTCTAAAGTCACAATAGTGGTGAAGATGACAAGTACTAGCGAAATAGTAAATGACCCATCGTGGTTAGAGCGAAGAAAGGAGCCAGTTCCAGCCAAAAGCTCCTCAGCTAAAGAAGCCTCCTTTTCGTACTCTCCGTCCTCCCCTACACCCACTGCTTCTGCAGTTCAGGGGTCTGAGCCGAATCATAAGCTTTCTCAAACCTGGAGGGCGCACCTGAATTCTGGTAGCCCAAGACCTCAAAGACCAAATGCTCCAGATGTCATCCAGAAGGAGATTGAGCAGGATCTAAAACGCGAGCAGGAGCACCGGGAACTCCGGGAATCCTGTGGCCTGTCCACCTCTATGGAAGGAAACCTGGACTGTGTAGGACGAGACGCTAAAGACACACATCAATCGCAAAGCCTGCAAAGGGTCATTGTGGAACAGGAAGACTCTGTCTTCTACGAGAGCCCTTCACTTCTTGTAGAGCAGACAAGCTTGACC containing:
- the LOC118397594 gene encoding mitotic interactor and substrate of PLK1-like, with the translated sequence MLSPTTDEPFSLDRSWTYNRNGNSSAFSFDSISVNHTRSTVVVSSQQKEVQARQVVVSEENCGITSEDWQASSSSSPSSTGSYCGFYSFVDNPASPEAELNEAWTVSPERQATLKEERSFKLQTYVGGKKPGSLFKEDKDSRYQVETDNGAQLKAEEEEKKLRKEIMHGHAPPKTATYGEQWSALSLSPNKLLEGFSLCYGPTSSKSEPTPAAEAGTIDNEQINFSAAREQFIKMEQSRLNPFLQSPSSLKPQGRRWQSEASLLSPKSAKKEDHSTVWLNQSPTPVKQQDEGEVVTAGKVTMYRTEEKVTKSQGSLLYDLDSGLEDLSGDPSVGYTSDVSISNDNSQPESKATQSVSGHRETPIEREIRITQEREESLRKLRGIKHTDVQEMVEIKTKYLLSQPAPPRAPVRSKENNRVSFFIQREIEKDSQREVDLMHQERVPSLYDRGTLQELEDRKKIFELPDQPGAKEKRKRAWSSPRVNVRSSSSDREGFPSTCFPNQHSEETELYISHMNTAPSVNTTSKGWGSDSQDFTRILPSGLPEESVTLKGHETTKAASSKVTIVVKMTSTSEIVNDPSWLERRKEPVPAKSSSAKEASFSYSPSSPTPTASAVQGSEPNHKLSQTWRAHLNSGSPRPQRPNAPDVIQKEIEQDLKREQEHRELRESCGLSTSMEGNLDCVGRDAKDTHQSQSLQRVIVEQEDSVFYESPSLLVEQTSLTRQPSSFITPVSMLDKTDSAAPFSPSIRPTARLPSFSIVTAQPWGCPRPTSPMNSRVSPMLPASPWAETGGSPGTPTQKGLTETLLEDFEERRVKLKLEENAYAGIQCIDDVNNEVLEATRITRHKNKRALRWEAGDYTNEYQSSPLEGMVREGRKEKR